The candidate division WOR-3 bacterium sequence CGATTTAAAAGATGATATAAAAAAAAATAGGGGTAAGATTAAATATAGAAAAAGCGGAAATTGGTTTAAACACAGAAATCGAAAAGCAGGATTTTTGAACTCTCTGTCAAACCCGAGTGAACCAGTTAAATCGTTTCTGAGTCTTGTCAAATCCCGAAAATCTTCATCTTTAGTCGATATAGCTTCTGGAGGCGGCAGCGGAGTTGCATCAATCTCGAAATTATTGGGGGAAAATATAAAAATTTTTGCCTTGGAACGGGATTTAAAATGTCTTTGGATTATTCAGGAGAAGTTCAAACTTATCGGTAAAGCCCTTAATTGCGAAGCGGTGGGAGCTGATGTCAGGCGTATGCCTTTCATGAAAGGTTCGGTTGATATTGTGACTTCAATGATGGCAATGCAGGAAATTCTCGGTATAGGTGCGGTCTTAAAAGAGATTCACAGAATCTTGAAACCCGGAGGATCTTATATCGCACTTTTCAACAAAGAACCCTGGGTCTACGATATGATTCCAGTTGAAGAGTACCAAAACTTTTCCAGAGCAGTAGATATGTACTCTGGTTACGAAGATTTGGTCGAAAAAGCCCGGGAAAACGGATTAATTCTGTCAAAAGAAAAGACATACTCTGACCAAGGCAGGGAATTTTGTCTGGTTGAAATTATTAAAGAAAGTAATCAGAGTTGACACAATTGAAAATGTCGTTGTCTGCCCGGCTATGGTCATGAAGAAGAAATAGCTTTTTATAAAGCTTACAATTAAACCTGCGAAAACAAGTGATATAAACACAATTCTAGATTTTATGGCCGATTACTATAAATAGAAGGGGTCAAGTTTGACAAGACCAAATCCGGAAAAACTCTTGAAGAATTTATTTCAAATCCTTCTTTCGGGGCTTTGTTTTTAATTCTTATTTCCGATGAACCTGTGGGTTATTTTTGTCTGACCAGCAGTTATACCCTTGAAAACTACGGCAAGGATTGCTTTTTAGACGAGATATACATTAAACCAGACCATAGAAAACTGGGTGTAGGTTCAGAGATTATAAAGTACATAGAAAATTATCTTAAAAACAGAGATTTCAAGGCAATTCACCTGATAGTCTACGACAGCAATCAAGAGGCGCATAAATTTTACCTCAGGAATGGTTTTCACGATCACAGTGCCAGTTTTATGACAAAGCTGTTGAAAAAGGATTGATAAATTTTTTTAATCTGAGAATAAATACAGGGTTT is a genomic window containing:
- a CDS encoding class I SAM-dependent methyltransferase, whose translation is MGSNSIHSWVSPIDEALSHYIVSKPDGFLSINHLKKIGLKAAVKLASSSQKQHPTKSGDLKDDIKKNRGKIKYRKSGNWFKHRNRKAGFLNSLSNPSEPVKSFLSLVKSRKSSSLVDIASGGGSGVASISKLLGENIKIFALERDLKCLWIIQEKFKLIGKALNCEAVGADVRRMPFMKGSVDIVTSMMAMQEILGIGAVLKEIHRILKPGGSYIALFNKEPWVYDMIPVEEYQNFSRAVDMYSGYEDLVEKARENGLILSKEKTYSDQGREFCLVEIIKESNQS
- a CDS encoding GNAT family N-acetyltransferase, with product MEGVKFDKTKSGKTLEEFISNPSFGALFLILISDEPVGYFCLTSSYTLENYGKDCFLDEIYIKPDHRKLGVGSEIIKYIENYLKNRDFKAIHLIVYDSNQEAHKFYLRNGFHDHSASFMTKLLKKD